The Kosakonia sacchari SP1 genome includes a window with the following:
- the flgA gene encoding flagellar basal body P-ring formation chaperone FlgA has translation MPQSLIRLLIVIVALCCPFSPAFASAPENSDLEARITTLLAADNKEAENQPQLRIKILTPAAKLAALCAQPDLRLSGRSVRLTGRRSVIAKCGKKQQFIQIQISATGRYWVAAQTLKPGQIISAEDIQPVSGELDRLPAGLLLDPQSIIGSTPTRIIQPGSPLAENQLHRSWAVIANRTVEITAPGDGFLIHAKGKALDNAALDESVRVQTRTGQVVVATVTGQGQVSISLSN, from the coding sequence ATGCCGCAGTCCCTTATCCGGTTGCTTATCGTGATTGTCGCGCTCTGCTGCCCGTTCTCACCGGCTTTTGCCAGCGCGCCGGAAAACAGCGATCTCGAAGCTCGCATCACCACCCTGCTGGCTGCGGACAATAAAGAAGCAGAGAATCAGCCGCAGCTGCGCATTAAAATTCTTACCCCTGCGGCCAAACTCGCCGCATTGTGCGCGCAGCCGGATTTACGGCTTTCGGGCCGCTCCGTGCGCCTGACAGGTCGGCGCAGCGTGATAGCCAAATGCGGCAAAAAGCAGCAGTTCATTCAGATTCAGATTAGTGCCACCGGCAGGTACTGGGTGGCAGCGCAGACGCTGAAACCGGGGCAAATTATTAGCGCAGAGGATATCCAGCCCGTGAGCGGTGAACTGGATCGTTTACCGGCCGGGTTATTGCTTGATCCGCAGAGCATTATTGGCAGCACGCCCACGCGCATCATTCAACCGGGATCGCCGCTGGCAGAAAATCAGCTGCACCGCAGTTGGGCCGTTATTGCTAATCGCACCGTCGAAATTACCGCGCCGGGTGACGGTTTTCTGATCCACGCCAAAGGTAAAGCGCTGGATAACGCAGCGCTCGATGAAAGCGTCAGAGTACAGACCCGAACCGGCCAGGTGGTGGTCGCCACCGTAACAGGACAAGGACAAGTGAGCATTAGCCTGTC